A genome region from Haliotis asinina isolate JCU_RB_2024 chromosome 11, JCU_Hal_asi_v2, whole genome shotgun sequence includes the following:
- the LOC137255693 gene encoding chondroitin sulfate synthase 2-like: MRTPRRLSISIKIDMKCLRPLLPLVIGLCLGITMSMMYAPFSEDSCETYVSKQDPQELVKRRETKSLEVQQDAEGKFEPRLRLQEKPGGNTGLGNVGGSTKKLIRPRYASTELGILDKLFVAVITSRNTIDTLGVAFNKTVQHHVTKLVFFMDDKGETLPAGMSVVSFADKRPHLIPIHILKYIAEHYPDKFDYYMFVSDRTYIRGEKLFDFVSGVSVSHHMYLGCPKAAEGTAVYCSLDGGIIISQSILSQVLADMEWCTTNCHSSDPTINMGKCLQHATGRSCQGHINFHPYGHTQVHDFDFDDDIRTLREKETFNNSIAVYPMPDDTNYYKLHRYFCILELNLTEQAIAKTTENIIYMSQFAPGGRDSITWPVGVPEPYRPKNRFDVIRWDYFTETHLYFDDDFSNVEELKGVDKQDIQEVIKLSVDKLNVKYNNRFLYSHLVNGYRRFDPQRGMEYTMDIALRDISTANKEVEKRVHLVRPLGQVEIVPMPYVTENTRINLILPVTEEDKDGVGNFLDSYAHTCLDSGDNTYLLIVFIYKQGFQEDTFSVLKSMISYYEKKYQSSDKIAWISLQHNSSYFSEFFILDEVSLKFPPDSLLLMCTVGMELAADYFNRIRMNTIQGWQVFFPIGFWQYKPNLIFDRKPYPTVIEINGKTGHYDAESYEHSSFYNADFIAARKLLTPTEVRNEGLFDMFVKYQLIHVFRAIEPDLKHRYKPLECYPSAPEKLYARCLSRRAVGLATRGQLAKLVFEHKDKIQQASANMKGPEDDPNMEPIRLEN; this comes from the exons ATGAGGACTCCACGTAGACTAAGCATCAGTATCAAGATTGATATGAAGTGTTTACGCCCCTTGCTGCCGCTCGTTATAGGGCTGTGTCTTGGGATTACTATGAGTATGATGTACGCTCCCTTCAGTGAGGACAGCTGTGAGACATACGTCTCCAAGCAGGACCCACAAGAACTTGTAAAAAGACGTGAAACAAAATCCTTAGAGGTTCAACAAGATGCGGAAGGGAAGTTTGAACCCCGATTGCGACTACAAGAAAAACCAGGGGGAAATACCGGACTTGGTAATGTTGGTGGCTCGACTAAAAAACTCATCCGACCTCGGTATGCATCGACAGAATTAGGAATACTTGATAAGCTGTTTGTAGCGGTGATCACGTCAAGAAATACTATCGACACGCTAGGAGTCGCTTTCAACAAGACTGTTCAACATCATGTGACCAAACTGGTTTTCTTTATggatgataaaggtgagactCTGCCTGCTGGGATGTCTGTGGTGAGTTTTGCAGACAAGCGGCCACACCTGATCCCAATACACATTCTGAAGTACATAGCTGAACATTACCCAGACAAATTTGACTATTATATGTTTGTGTCTGATCGAACTTACATCCGTGGGGAAAAACTGTTTGATTTTGTCAGTGGTGTGAGCGTGAGTCATCACATGTACCTCGGATGCCCTAAAGCAGCTGAGGGGACTGCTGTGTACTGCTCCCTGGATGGTGGGATCATCATTTCTCAG tcgATTCTGTCTCAAGTACTGGCTGACATGGAATGGTGCACTACCAACTGCCACTCGTCAGACCCTACCATCAACATGGGCAAGTGTCTTCAGCATGCCACTGGCCGATCTTGTCAAGGTCATATCAAC TTTCATCCATATGGACACACACAAGTGCACGACTTCGACTTTGATGATGATATAAGGACTCTTAGAGAAAAGGAGACATTCAACAACTCCATTGCAGTCTACCCGATGCCTGATGACACAAACTATTACAAACTTCACCG ATACTTTTGTATCCTGGAACTGAATCTGACAGAGCAAGCCATTGCTAAGACAACAGAAAATATCATCTACATGAGCCAGTTTGCCCCCGGGGGCAGAGACAGCATCACGTGGCCAGTTGGTGTCCCCGAGCCGTATCGACCCAAGAACAGATTTGATGTCATCCGTTGGGACTACTTCACTGAAACTCATCTCTACTTTGATGACGATTTCTCAAATGTGGAGGAGTTGAAAG GTGTAGACAAGCAAGATATTCAGGAAGTCATCAAGCTGTCTGTCGACAAGCTAAATGTGAAGTACAACAACCGCTTCTTGTACTCCCACCTAGTCAATGGTTATCGCCGATTTGACCCACAAAGAGGAATGGAATACACAATGGACATAGCATTGCGGGATATCAGCACTGCCAATAAAGAAGTGGAGAAAAGAGTGCACCTTGTACGACCCCTCGGTCAAGTTGAAATAGTGCCAATGCCGTATGTTACTGAAAATACTCGCATCAACCTCATTTTACCAGTTACAGAGGAAGATAAAGACGGAGTTGGAAATTTCCTCGACTCATATGCTCATACGTGTTTGGACTCAGGCGACAATACATACCTCTTGATTgtgtttatttacaaacaagGTTTTCAGGAAGATACTTTCTCTGTTCTCAAATCGATGATTtcatattatgaaaaaaaataccAAAGCAGCGATAAAATTGCATGGATATCGCTTCAACACAACAGTTCATATTTCTCAGAGTTCTTCATCCTGGATGAAGTCTCGCTGAAGTTCCCCCCTGATTCCCTGCTTCTAATGTGTACTGTGGGTATGGAACTAGCTGCCGATTACTTCAACAGAATCCGTATGAATACTATTCAAGGATGGCAAGTGTTTTTTCCAATCGGGTTCTGGCAGTATAAACCGAATCTCATTTTTGATCGTAAACCCTACCCCACTGTCATCGAGATTAACGGAAAGACGGGGCATTATGATGCAGAGTCATATGAGCACAGTAGTTTCTATAACGCAGATTTTATTGCAGCAAGGAAATTACTGACACCAACAGAAGTAAGAAATGAAGGattgtttgacatgtttgtGAAATATCAGCTTATACATGTTTTTAGGGCAATAGAGCCGGACCTTAAGCATCGGTATAAACCGTTAGAGTGCTATCCTAGTGCTCCGGAGAAACTGTACGCTCGCTGCTTGTCAAGAAGAGCTGTTGGTTTGGCCACTAGGGGACAGTTAGCTAAGCTTGTGTTTGAACACAAGGACAAGATTCAACAAGCAAGTGCTAATATGAAAGGGCCAGAAGATGACCCTAACATGGAACCTATTAGACTGGAAAATTAG